ATGATCTTCTCATCGATAATCACTGTCTGGATGCAGTAGGCGGAGTATTTACTTTCCCATTCGTAGCCGGAACATGGATCACGCTTTTAATTCAAAAGGCATTTCTTAAAGCAAAATTATAAACTTGTTTTTGAGTGTTTTAGAGTGAAGAAAGGAAATGTGTGAGGTTATTATTCTTTCACTGGAGATTTTCAATTCACTATTCATTTGTATAGCAAAATTGACCATTGAAATCTAAAACTAAAACATCTATTATCTCCCCTCTAATTTTAATGTAACAAAATAAAAAAATGAAAATAACTAAAATAGCAGCCGCTTTTCTTGTCATGGTATTCAGTGGAAAAATGATGGCACAGGAAGCAGAAAAGCAGTTGTCAATTAAGGATGCAGATGACAAATTTCCTATTGCAGATGCATTGGTAAAATATGATCACGGAAACAGCCATACCCATACAGGAACAGACGGTACTTTTACGGTTCCTGTCAAATCACTTCCTGATACTTTAATCATCAGCCGTCAGGGATATGATGAGGTAAAATGGGTGGTTGCCAATGATGATGATAAAAACAAAGTTATCTTTTTACAGCATAAACCATTTCAGATCTCTGAAGTTGCTATTAATCATAGTTCTTTTTTATCTGCAATTACGAAGGTCGATTTGAATAAATTTCCTGTTAATTCAGCACAGGATTTATTAAGAAAAGTACCAGGATTGTTTATTGCACAACATGCTGGAGGAGGAAAGGCTGAGCAGCTTTTTTTAAGAGGATTTGATGCCGATCATGGAACCGATGTAAGCGTGAATGTAGACGGAATGCCTGTGAATATTGTCTCTCATGCTCATGGACAAGGATATTCCGACCTACACTTTGTAATTCCTGAAACGGTAAATAATATTGATTTTGGAAAAGGAGCTTATTATATGGACCGGGGAGATTTCAATACGGCTGGGTATGTAGATTTTCAAACGTATAATGGCTTAAAAAATAGTATGATTAAGCTTGAAGGTGGTTCATTCAATTCAAAAAGAGTTTTGGGTATGTTCAATATTCTGCATGATGATCTGGGAAGAAAGAATGCTTATATCGCAGCAGAATATAATTATACAGACGGACCTTTCGATGTAAAACAAAATTTCAACAGGGTTAATATTTTCGGGAAGTATAACCAATGGCTTACCGATAACGATTACTTCAATATTCAGTTTTCAACATTCAATTCCTCATGGAATGCTTCCGGGCAGATTCCGGAACGTGCAGTGGATGAAGGGATCATTGGAAGATGGGGAAGTATTGATCCTACTGAAGGCGGGAAAACTTCCAGAACAAACCTTCAGATGAACTTTAAACATATCATTTCTCCGTCTGAACAGATTGATGCTATGGCTTTTTATTCAAAATATAATTTCAATCTGTATTCCGATTTTACATTTTTCTTAAAAGATAAAGATCACGGAGATGAAATCCAGCAGACTGACGGAAGAAACATCTATGGAGCAGAAGTAAAATATACTAAAAGCTTTTCTCTTGCTAATAGTTCATTAAACTGGACTTCAGGAATTGGCTTAAGAAATGATGATATCAATACCTTACAGCTCAATCACGTTTATCACAGAGATATGCTGCTTGACAGACTTTCTGATGTAAACGGAACAGAAACGAATCTTCATGCCTATTCAGGGTTGGTTTGGAAAACAGGAAAATGGACGATTAATCCGGCGGTAAGGGTAGATCATTTTATCTTCAATATGCATAATCTGCTGGATCTTGAACAACTGCCTTCAGGACAGTCAAAAGAAGCAACCAGAGTAAGTCCTAAGCTTAACTTTTCGTATGCCCAGAATGATAACGTCATGTGGTTCCTGAAGACTGGGATGGGATTCCATTCTAATGATATGAGAGTGGTAGTAACCAATAAAAATGAGAACACTCTTCCTTATTCTATTGGAGCTGATTTCGGAGTAAGATTACACCCGTTCAAATCATTGATTATTACTCCTGCCGTGTGGTATATGGATCTGCAGCAGGAATTTGTATATGTTGGAGATGATGCCGTAGTAGAGCCATCCGGAAAGTCGAGACGTTTCGGAGCTGATCTGGGAATCCGTTTTCAGCCGTTGGAAAACTTTTATCTGAATGCAGACATCAATTATTCTCATGCAAGGTTTATTGAAGAAGAAAAAGGACAGGATTATATTCCATTGGCACCCGTAGTGACCAGTACAGGATCTGTAAACTGGGATTTCCTGAATGGATTTTCTTTAGGTCTTCAATACCGTTATCTTGGAGAAAGACCGGCAGTAGAAGACAATAGCATTAAAACAAAAGCTTATTTCGTTAATGATCTGATGCTGTCTTACAACCGTCAGAAGTGGGGAGCAAACATTCAGGTTAACAACCTGTTTAATGTAAAATGGAATGAAGCCCAGTTTGCTACAGAAACCCAATTGAAAGGTGAGGCTGAACCTATCACAGACCTTACCTATACACCGGGAAGTCCGTTTGGGGTTAGAGTGGGGGTGTATTACAAGTTCTAGAGTGGGAGCGTTTGAGAGTGAGGATTGATTGTCTTAAAGCTGAGAGATTTTTGCGATAGAACCAATGATTTTCAAATGAACTCATTCTCAAATTTTCAACCCCTTTTAGTGCTGCTTTATAAATTTTGTTTAACTTTAATTTATCATAATATCGGATATGGAAGTATTATCCAATTTTCAGTATAAAAAACTTTTTCTGCCTAATATCACGGAGAAAATACTAGCTAATAATGCAGATATACAGCTTTACCGGATAGAAAATTATCTTAAAGGAATTTTGATGCCGGTGATCCCATACCGCACTACATTTAACTTTATTATTTTCGTGACCAACGGACATATCAAGCAATATCTTGAAAATAAAGAATATCATGCTGAAAAAGGCGGCGTAATCTTTATTAAGCAAGGAACGATTACTGCTACGGTAGAACTTTCCGATGATATTGAAGGATTCTTTCTTGCCTACGAAAATAATATCCTCTCTGAGCAGGAATTACCCAAACATAAGAGCAGTATTTTCTTTATGACCCCTTTCCTGAATCTGGATAGTCTGACCTACGGAACGATTACACAACTTCTTCCTATCATGGAACAAGAGTTATGGCTGAATAATCTGAACATTAATGATGTTGTAGTCACGATGCTTCATCTTATTCTGATCAAAATGCTGAGCACAGATTCAGATACGCATCATAAATCTGCTACACGTCCGATGGAGCTGTCTCTTCAGTTTCGGGATCTTTTATTCAAATATCATGTGGGAGAAAAGCGCGTGGCCTTCTATGCATACAAATTATCCGTAACAGAAAGTTACCTGAATAAATGTGTGAAAAGCGTGACCCAAAAATCGCCTAAACAGTGGATCAACGAGATTGATATCAATTACAGTAAGGCACTCCTGCATTCCAGTAAAGACATTGCGGAAATTGCCTACGAACTGAATTTTCATACAGCTTCCCACTTTACCCAGCTTTTCAAAAAAATTGCAGGAATTACACCGAAGGAATACAGAACTCAGTTTTTGAGCAATAGAGTTTCAGGATAGGATGGATGCTGGGTACTGGAATATAGGAGTTCTTGTAGCCTGAAGAATCGACTGTTGGTTCTTTAACAGGTTTATTTTTAAAATAACATAAGTATTACAGTTTTGTAAACTACATCAATTATTTAGTTATTATGCCCTGCCCTTCTGACGAAGGAAGAATCTCATCCACATTTTTAAACTCTTCCTTTGTCAGGATGCTAATAAAAAACTCAAATAATTTAATTAAAATGCCGTTTAGAACAACATCGTCTGATAGTACTTCCAGCCTCAAGCTTCCCTCTCCCAGCCAAACCCTTTACAGTTTTTCATTCTCCAACATCTTAATCACCAGCTTCTCTTCCTTCGTCAGATCGGCTTTTCCGTCATTTTCTTCAATAACTTCCAGTTCGTCAAGATATTTTTTGATCGTATTGTTTTCGTAAAGATTGATTACTAGAGGATGAACATAATATTTTCTGCAGACGGTATTGGTATTTCCGAGATGCTCAGCAACAATATCCAGGGCTTCCTTTACATTTTTTTTATACTGAGTATCATTTTCAGCATATCCGATTTCTTTGAAAGCAATCAAAGCATTCACCGTTCCGGACCATGTTCTGAAATCCTTGGCTGTAAAATCATCGCCGCTTATTTCCTTAATATATTCATTCACCATTCCGGAATCAATAGAATGCCTGTTTCCTTCATCATCCAGATACTGAAAAAGCTCCCTGCCGGGAATATCCTTGCATTTTTGCACAAGTTTTGCCAATTTTTTACTTCTGAGATCAACATTGTGCATAATGCCTTTCTTCCCTTTGAATGAAAAAGTTATTTTTTGTCCTTTGATTTCAACATGCTTACCCTTCAAAGTGGTGAGTCCAAACGACCCATACAACTTTTCATAAATAGTATTGCCGATTCGGATATTCGTTTTCTGCATAAGACTGACAATCAGGGCAAGTATTTTTCGTTTTTCAAAATTTCTTAACGCCAGATCCTGCTCAATATGAAGTCTGATGCCCGGTAATGCATACCCGAACTGAAGCATTCTGTAAAATTTTGTATGATTTCTTAAAGCACTCCATAAAGGATGATACCGGTACTGTTTTCTTTTTTTAACATCAAAGCCTGTTGCCTGAAGATGGCCATTTTCCAAAGCACAAATCCATACATTCTCCCATGCCGGAGGGATAACAAGTTTATTGATTCTTGTTATTTCTTCCCCATCACGGATTTTTTCTCCATCCTTATAATAAGAGTACTTCTTTCCTGTTTTTTTACGACTGATTCCGTCAGTTTCTGCATCGGTGGTATAAATGAGATGTACCGCCTTTGCAGAAGCTTCCGGATCCTTCATGATTTTAACAATCTTTGATGGCTTAAGGTGAGAAATGATCTCTAAATCTGTATTCTTCTCCATAGAAAATGGTTAAGAGTTTTTACCCTTTGAAAAAATCAGTAAAAGAATCACTACTATTATACAGACTAAGAAAATTCCCCACCACATTCCGGCCTTAAAAATTGTTCCTACTGCTTCACAACTTGTTAGTGTTAACAAACTTAATATCGTAATACTGTAAAAGCTCCACTTTTTCATAAGTAATATTTTTGGTGTTTATTAAATTCTGAGTCTATCCGCTTTCCAGTTTTTGATCGATCTTTTGATCTCATCTCCGGAAATATTTTCATGCAGAGCTCTATACAAAAGCTCTTTAAATTCATCATCATACGTAAATCTCAGGGCTGCAATCTGGTCAAATTTTAATTTTTCAACTGTTTCATCAGACCTTTTACTAAAAATCTCAAAATATCGCTGTCTAAATTCAAGAATCACCATACGGTTCTGAAGTCCTAAGGCATAATGCTGTCTGGTCATAAAAGCCAGATAAAAAAGCAGAAAAATGACAATTGAAAATAAGATCCAGACCAGTTTATTACTGGGATCGTCCCAGATTTTATAGATTCCTAAGATCTCCAGGATAATTAATAAAGGGAGATAAATAAAATGATGAGGTGGATAAAATTTTCTGTGGTTATTGTAGTTTTGCTGTTTCATAGGATGTAATGCAGCAATAACCTTTCCAAAACATTATTATTTTAATAAAAAATCACATTTTATGGTATGGATTTTATTTTTTAAAGAAATATATGTATTGAGCCTAACCTTATTATCTATAGATTTTTGTGGTTAAAAATAGAACCATTGTATTTGAAGTACATCGTTGCATAGGTTACAATGGAGGAGAAAAAGGATGTAAAGTTTTTGTACATAAGGTTTAACTACAGATTACACAGATGTTTTTGCTTACCTTATGACATTGATAATTGTATAACTACTAATGCGCAAATAAAGGTCATTTATGGATCTGTGGCTATTAAAAAATAGGTTCTTCGTATTCCCAATCAACATTCATGGAAAAATAACAGTTTATTAAGGAAAATAGGCTATTGATTTGATCCTTCGACTTTAAATTTTTCGTAACTTTCGGTGTTTAAAAATGAAAAGAATGACTTCAAAGGAAAAAGTTGCTGCGCTTCGCGAAGAAATGCAGAAAAATAATGTTGATGCATTTATAGTATATTCTGCAGATCCGCACATGAGTGAGTACCTTCCTGAAGAATGGCAGGAAAGAGCTTGGCTGTCAGGATTCTTAGGTTCTGCCGGTTTTGTGGTTGTGACTAAGGACAAAGCAGGGCTTTGGACAGACGGAAGATACTTTACACAAGCTGCTATTGAACTGGACGGTTCAGGAATCGAACTTTTCAAAGACGGAATAGAAGGAACTCCTAATTATATAGATTGGATTATTTCTGAAATTCCAGCAGGAGGTAAAGTGGCTGTCAATGCTTTAGCTGCTTCCAATGCCAACTGGGAACTACTTTCTCAAAAATTTAATTCAAAAAATATTACCCTCGCCGATATTCCTCTTTTAAAGGAGGTTTGGAAAGAAAGAGGAACTCCATCTGCTAACCCAATCTTCGTACATCCTGTAGAAAGAGCTGGGAAATCTGTAACAGATAAATTGTCTGCCATCCGTCAGAAAATGGAAGAACAGGAAGCAACCGTTCATATTATTTCAAGTCTTGATGATGTGGCATGGACATCCAACCTGAGAGGAAGTGATGTGCAGAGCAATCCTGTATTTTTAGGATATATTGTTATCACGAAAAATGATGCAGTGCTATTTACTGGTTTGGAAAAACTTGAAGTAGAAGCCAGAAAACAAATGGATGATTCTTTCGTAAAAATGATGCCTTACGAAGAGTTTTACAACTATCTGAAAGCATTCAAAAATGAAAAAGTACTGGTTTCTCCAAACAGCAACCAGCAGATTTTTGAAACATTAAAGACAGACAATCAATTTATCAAAGCTCCGGTACCAGGAAACCTGATGAAAGCTCAGAAAAACGAAACTGAGTTGGAAGGTTTCAGAAAAGTAATGGTAAGAGACGGAGTAGCAATGGTAAAATTCCTTTATTGGTTAACTCACAATGCAGGAAAAGAAGAGATGAACGAATATTCTATCGGTGAAAAACTGAGAGGATTCCGTGCAGCTGGTGAAAACTTTGTGGGAGAAAGCTTCGGTTCTATTGTTGGATACAAAGATAATGGAGCGATCATGCACTATTCTGCTAAGAAAGAAGGAAGTAAAGAAGTCACCAATGAAGATACAATCCTTGTAGATTCAGGAGGTCAGTATCTTGAAGGAACTACAGATATTACCAGAACTTTTGCGTTAGGAACACCTTCCGAAGAGTTCAAAAGAAATTCTACATTGGTTTTACAGGGCCTGATCCGTTTATCTATGGTGAAATTCCCTAAAGGAACAAAAGGAGTACATCTTGACGCCATTGCAAGACTTCCGTTATGGATGGAAGGTAAAGACTTTAACCACGGAACAGGGCATGGGGTAGGAAGCTTTATGAACGTTCACGAAGGGCCACAAAACATCAGAAAAGATTTAAACCCTCAGGATCTTCTTCCGGGAATGGTTTGTTCCAACGAACCTGGATATTATCTTGAAGGACACTACGGAATCCGTCATGAGAATCTTATTGCAGTGAAAGAAGCAGAGAAAACAATTCACGGAACATTTTATGAATTTGAAACATTAACGTTCTGCCCGTTCTTTAAAGATACAGTGGTAAAAGAAATTCTTTCAGAAAGTGAAATTGCATGGCTGAATGCTTATCATAAAACATGTGAAGAAAAGCTTGCTCCTCATTTGGAGGGAGAAGTGAAAGAATGGTTCTTACAGCTGGTAAGCCCGTTGTAAGAAAATAAAGTCAATGTTGAAAAAAAGAGAGCACCTCAAACATTGAACTTTCAACCTTAAAAATATTAAACAAAATAATTGTTAGATCCGTAAAAGTCCTGTGAGTTTTCTTGCAGGGCTTTTTTGTTTATACAACCGTATTTTTACGGATAAAATTGTAGGGATTCTCCTGATGATGGGAATTACCACTCTATTTATCTTTGTAACAACAAAACATCATTCATATCTTCATATAATAACTTAGTTATTCAAAACGGTAGATCATCCCATCCTGGGATGATTTTTTTCTTGAGTATGGAATAGAGAACTGGAAGATGAAAGTTATGAAGATTAAAAGAAGAGATATTCTTTTTTCTTTTCAATTCATTTATACTGGTTAAGAGTAATTACATCATTAGCAGTAACTCCCAGCCTCCATCTTCCAGCTATTTACCTTTAACTTCCTTCCTCCAAGCTTAGTTTTCTAATAAGTTTTATTTATTTTCGCGGTATCAAGAAAAACCCAATCAATGGTACATGATTTTTTTAGAAGTTTTGAACTGTTTTCAGAAAAAGAAATTGAAGCATTTTTAAAGCTTTTTGAAATCAGGAAAGTCAGCAAGAACGAGTATTTTATTCAGGAAGGTGAGAAGTGCAGAGAAGTGGCATTTATACAATCAGGGATTTTCCGTTCCTTCTATCTTTCTGATGACGGAAAAGATATGACCTAT
This Chryseobacterium sp. G0162 DNA region includes the following protein-coding sequences:
- a CDS encoding phosphatidate cytidylyltransferase codes for the protein MKKWSFYSITILSLLTLTSCEAVGTIFKAGMWWGIFLVCIIVVILLLIFSKGKNS
- a CDS encoding DNA topoisomerase IB — protein: MEKNTDLEIISHLKPSKIVKIMKDPEASAKAVHLIYTTDAETDGISRKKTGKKYSYYKDGEKIRDGEEITRINKLVIPPAWENVWICALENGHLQATGFDVKKRKQYRYHPLWSALRNHTKFYRMLQFGYALPGIRLHIEQDLALRNFEKRKILALIVSLMQKTNIRIGNTIYEKLYGSFGLTTLKGKHVEIKGQKITFSFKGKKGIMHNVDLRSKKLAKLVQKCKDIPGRELFQYLDDEGNRHSIDSGMVNEYIKEISGDDFTAKDFRTWSGTVNALIAFKEIGYAENDTQYKKNVKEALDIVAEHLGNTNTVCRKYYVHPLVINLYENNTIKKYLDELEVIEENDGKADLTKEEKLVIKMLENEKL
- a CDS encoding aminopeptidase P family protein encodes the protein MTSKEKVAALREEMQKNNVDAFIVYSADPHMSEYLPEEWQERAWLSGFLGSAGFVVVTKDKAGLWTDGRYFTQAAIELDGSGIELFKDGIEGTPNYIDWIISEIPAGGKVAVNALAASNANWELLSQKFNSKNITLADIPLLKEVWKERGTPSANPIFVHPVERAGKSVTDKLSAIRQKMEEQEATVHIISSLDDVAWTSNLRGSDVQSNPVFLGYIVITKNDAVLFTGLEKLEVEARKQMDDSFVKMMPYEEFYNYLKAFKNEKVLVSPNSNQQIFETLKTDNQFIKAPVPGNLMKAQKNETELEGFRKVMVRDGVAMVKFLYWLTHNAGKEEMNEYSIGEKLRGFRAAGENFVGESFGSIVGYKDNGAIMHYSAKKEGSKEVTNEDTILVDSGGQYLEGTTDITRTFALGTPSEEFKRNSTLVLQGLIRLSMVKFPKGTKGVHLDAIARLPLWMEGKDFNHGTGHGVGSFMNVHEGPQNIRKDLNPQDLLPGMVCSNEPGYYLEGHYGIRHENLIAVKEAEKTIHGTFYEFETLTFCPFFKDTVVKEILSESEIAWLNAYHKTCEEKLAPHLEGEVKEWFLQLVSPL
- a CDS encoding helix-turn-helix domain-containing protein, yielding MEVLSNFQYKKLFLPNITEKILANNADIQLYRIENYLKGILMPVIPYRTTFNFIIFVTNGHIKQYLENKEYHAEKGGVIFIKQGTITATVELSDDIEGFFLAYENNILSEQELPKHKSSIFFMTPFLNLDSLTYGTITQLLPIMEQELWLNNLNINDVVVTMLHLILIKMLSTDSDTHHKSATRPMELSLQFRDLLFKYHVGEKRVAFYAYKLSVTESYLNKCVKSVTQKSPKQWINEIDINYSKALLHSSKDIAEIAYELNFHTASHFTQLFKKIAGITPKEYRTQFLSNRVSG
- a CDS encoding TonB-dependent receptor, yielding MKITKIAAAFLVMVFSGKMMAQEAEKQLSIKDADDKFPIADALVKYDHGNSHTHTGTDGTFTVPVKSLPDTLIISRQGYDEVKWVVANDDDKNKVIFLQHKPFQISEVAINHSSFLSAITKVDLNKFPVNSAQDLLRKVPGLFIAQHAGGGKAEQLFLRGFDADHGTDVSVNVDGMPVNIVSHAHGQGYSDLHFVIPETVNNIDFGKGAYYMDRGDFNTAGYVDFQTYNGLKNSMIKLEGGSFNSKRVLGMFNILHDDLGRKNAYIAAEYNYTDGPFDVKQNFNRVNIFGKYNQWLTDNDYFNIQFSTFNSSWNASGQIPERAVDEGIIGRWGSIDPTEGGKTSRTNLQMNFKHIISPSEQIDAMAFYSKYNFNLYSDFTFFLKDKDHGDEIQQTDGRNIYGAEVKYTKSFSLANSSLNWTSGIGLRNDDINTLQLNHVYHRDMLLDRLSDVNGTETNLHAYSGLVWKTGKWTINPAVRVDHFIFNMHNLLDLEQLPSGQSKEATRVSPKLNFSYAQNDNVMWFLKTGMGFHSNDMRVVVTNKNENTLPYSIGADFGVRLHPFKSLIITPAVWYMDLQQEFVYVGDDAVVEPSGKSRRFGADLGIRFQPLENFYLNADINYSHARFIEEEKGQDYIPLAPVVTSTGSVNWDFLNGFSLGLQYRYLGERPAVEDNSIKTKAYFVNDLMLSYNRQKWGANIQVNNLFNVKWNEAQFATETQLKGEAEPITDLTYTPGSPFGVRVGVYYKF
- a CDS encoding DUF6526 family protein, with protein sequence MKQQNYNNHRKFYPPHHFIYLPLLIILEILGIYKIWDDPSNKLVWILFSIVIFLLFYLAFMTRQHYALGLQNRMVILEFRQRYFEIFSKRSDETVEKLKFDQIAALRFTYDDEFKELLYRALHENISGDEIKRSIKNWKADRLRI